A genomic segment from Geitlerinema sp. PCC 7407 encodes:
- a CDS encoding HAD family hydrolase produces MVSLQCGGRRFESVQAVLFDKDGTLARVEGYLSRVGQLRSHLIEQEVPGVGAALRRAWGMTGDRVHPAGLLAVGTRQENAIAAAAYIAETGIPWIEAVTIAQTAFVQADSRAGNKADQTPLIPGLDALLSQLAQTGLKLGIVSSDSQANIEAFVDAYGLRSHISVIVGAEIRPNKPHPAGFLHACAVLGVLPQQTLMVGDSDADMTMAQSAGSLGALGVQWGWEQPVTLNHAQEILVGPKEFKVLQLA; encoded by the coding sequence TTGGTTTCGCTTCAGTGTGGTGGGCGGCGATTTGAGAGTGTGCAGGCGGTGCTGTTTGATAAAGACGGTACGCTGGCTCGAGTAGAGGGATATTTGAGCCGAGTGGGTCAGCTGCGATCGCACCTGATTGAGCAAGAAGTGCCGGGAGTGGGCGCTGCCCTGAGGCGAGCCTGGGGAATGACGGGCGATCGCGTTCATCCGGCTGGCTTGCTGGCGGTGGGGACGCGACAGGAAAATGCGATCGCGGCGGCAGCTTACATTGCTGAAACCGGTATCCCCTGGATCGAAGCGGTAACCATTGCCCAGACAGCCTTTGTGCAAGCAGACTCCAGGGCAGGCAATAAAGCAGATCAGACACCACTGATACCAGGCCTGGATGCTTTGTTGAGTCAGCTGGCTCAAACTGGGCTCAAGCTCGGCATCGTTTCCTCCGATTCCCAGGCCAATATTGAGGCTTTTGTCGACGCCTATGGACTGCGATCGCACATTAGCGTCATCGTTGGCGCCGAGATCAGGCCCAACAAGCCCCACCCCGCCGGCTTCCTGCACGCCTGCGCAGTTTTGGGAGTATTGCCACAGCAAACACTCATGGTCGGAGACTCCGATGCCGACATGACGATGGCCCAATCCGCCGGTTCTTTGGGGGCTCTGGGTGTCCAGTGGGGCTGGGAGCAGCCCGTGACCCTGAACCATGCCCAGGAAATCTTGGTCGGCCCCAAAGAATTCAAAGTGTTGCAGCTTGCTTAA
- a CDS encoding photosystem II reaction center protein T: protein MEAVAYILILTLAIGVLFFAIAFREPPRIGKS from the coding sequence ATGGAAGCTGTTGCATACATTTTGATTTTGACTTTGGCGATCGGCGTTCTCTTTTTCGCGATCGCTTTCCGTGAGCCTCCTCGTATCGGAAAGAGCTAA
- a CDS encoding 30S ribosomal protein S1 has protein sequence MVNQDTTATDIGFTHEDFAALLDKYDYHFSPGDIVAGTVFSLEPRGALIDIGAKTAAYIPIQEMSINRVDAPDEVLQSNETREFFILTDENEDGQLTLSIRRIEYMRAWERVRQLQQEDATVRSSVFATNRGGALVRIEGLRGFIPGSHISTRKPKEELVGEELPLKFLEVDEDRNRLVLSHRRALVERKMNRLEVGEVVIGTVRGIKPYGAFIDIGGVSGLLHISEISHDHIDTPHSVFNVNDEVKVMIIDLDAERGRISLSTKQLEPEPGDMVKNPQLVYEKAEEMAAKYREQMLASQSGGDAGAAASEEEVGEEALSADS, from the coding sequence ATGGTCAATCAGGATACAACGGCTACAGATATTGGCTTTACCCACGAAGATTTTGCAGCCCTACTCGACAAATACGACTATCACTTCAGCCCCGGCGATATTGTGGCTGGTACCGTCTTTAGTCTGGAGCCGAGAGGTGCTCTGATTGACATCGGTGCAAAGACGGCGGCTTACATCCCCATTCAGGAGATGTCAATCAACCGCGTTGATGCACCAGACGAAGTGCTTCAGTCCAACGAAACGCGTGAGTTTTTCATCCTCACCGATGAGAACGAAGATGGTCAGCTGACCCTCTCCATTCGTCGCATCGAGTACATGCGTGCTTGGGAGCGGGTTCGTCAGCTGCAGCAAGAAGACGCAACCGTGCGCTCCAGCGTGTTCGCAACCAACCGTGGTGGTGCACTGGTGCGAATTGAAGGCCTGCGAGGATTTATTCCTGGCTCTCACATCAGCACCCGCAAGCCCAAGGAAGAGTTGGTGGGCGAAGAGCTTCCCCTCAAGTTCCTGGAAGTGGACGAAGATCGCAACCGTCTTGTGCTGAGCCATCGTCGTGCGCTGGTTGAGCGCAAGATGAACCGCCTGGAAGTGGGCGAAGTGGTGATCGGTACGGTCCGTGGCATCAAGCCTTACGGTGCGTTCATCGACATCGGCGGCGTGAGCGGTCTGCTGCACATTTCTGAAATCTCTCATGATCACATCGACACGCCTCACAGCGTCTTCAATGTGAATGACGAGGTGAAGGTCATGATCATTGACCTGGATGCTGAGCGTGGACGGATTTCGCTGTCGACCAAGCAGCTTGAGCCCGAGCCGGGCGACATGGTGAAGAATCCCCAGCTGGTGTACGAAAAAGCTGAGGAAATGGCGGCGAAGTACCGTGAGCAAATGCTGGCCAGCCAGTCTGGTGGTGATGCAGGCGCGGCTGCTTCTGAAGAGGAAGTGGGCGAAGAAGCTTTGTCTGCTGACAGCTAG
- the nrdR gene encoding transcriptional regulator NrdR yields MRCPFCQHTDSRVLESRSAEAGQSVRRRRECLQCNRRFTTYERIEFVPITVLKRDGQRESFDRSKLVHGITRACEKTGVLAEQIETLVDEIEAELQQQVVREVSSNEIGELVLRSLQSLSEVAYVRFASVYRQFRGIRDFIDTLDHLQEHKGHVDHSREDAVSEESDRPISSSLPH; encoded by the coding sequence ATGCGGTGCCCTTTCTGTCAACACACGGATAGTCGAGTCCTAGAGTCTCGCTCTGCGGAAGCTGGTCAAAGTGTCCGGCGCCGCCGGGAGTGTTTGCAGTGCAATCGCCGCTTTACGACGTATGAGCGTATAGAGTTCGTCCCGATCACGGTATTAAAACGAGATGGTCAGCGAGAGTCCTTCGATCGCTCAAAGCTTGTCCATGGCATTACGCGAGCTTGTGAGAAAACGGGGGTCTTGGCGGAGCAAATTGAGACTTTGGTCGATGAAATTGAGGCGGAGCTTCAGCAGCAGGTTGTGCGTGAGGTTAGCAGTAACGAGATTGGTGAGCTTGTGCTGCGATCGCTGCAGTCTTTGAGTGAGGTGGCCTACGTCCGATTTGCTTCGGTATATCGACAGTTTCGAGGAATTCGGGACTTCATTGACACGCTGGATCATCTCCAGGAGCATAAGGGGCACGTTGATCATTCCCGAGAGGATGCTGTCTCGGAGGAAAGCGATCGTCCCATTTCTAGCTCGCTGCCTCACTAA